The Oceanispirochaeta sp. M1 genome has a window encoding:
- a CDS encoding L-fucose/L-arabinose isomerase family protein, producing the protein MSKSEVKIAVFGIGLDTYWPQFEGLEDRLKGYLSQVEGILDADGVDVISAGLVDSPEKARSAAAMFRKAAVELVFCYITTYALSSTVLPVAQEAGVPVILLNVQPVSAIDYKSFNKLEDRGVMTGEWLAHCQACSVPEIAGIFNPASIPYRIVTGYLGQDKTEQNIREWVDAAKVYSIMKENRLGILGHYYGGMLDVYTDLAQQSYTLGTHIEILEMCELAKFRREVTDKQVDDKIKEFEETFVISEECEIHELIRAARTSVALDRLVEEHQLGSLAYYYEGQDGNEYEDIVTSVIAGNTLLTGRNIPVAGECEVKNAQAMKILDSFGAGGSFSEYYGMDFDDDIVMLGHDGPAHFAISQGDVGLVPLSVYHGKPGKGLSIQMTVKHGPVTLLSVVEGTSGLFLLVAEGECVPGPVLEIGNTNSRYRFSIGAEQFMNEWSYAGPTHHCAIGTGLQASRIQKFGLLAGLEVKIIC; encoded by the coding sequence ATGAGCAAATCAGAAGTCAAAATAGCGGTCTTCGGCATTGGACTGGACACCTACTGGCCGCAATTTGAGGGCTTGGAAGATCGCCTGAAGGGCTATCTTTCACAGGTGGAAGGGATACTTGATGCTGATGGAGTGGATGTCATATCTGCGGGTCTGGTGGATAGTCCTGAGAAAGCTCGTTCAGCTGCTGCCATGTTCAGGAAAGCAGCTGTGGAACTCGTTTTCTGCTATATAACAACTTATGCACTTTCCTCAACAGTTCTTCCTGTGGCTCAGGAAGCCGGGGTTCCCGTCATCCTGCTCAATGTCCAGCCTGTTTCAGCCATCGATTATAAGTCGTTCAATAAACTGGAAGACCGTGGTGTGATGACCGGAGAGTGGCTGGCACACTGCCAGGCCTGTTCGGTTCCCGAAATTGCCGGAATTTTCAACCCCGCCTCCATCCCTTACAGGATCGTAACCGGTTATCTGGGACAGGACAAAACAGAACAGAATATTCGGGAGTGGGTGGATGCTGCCAAAGTATACAGCATTATGAAGGAGAATCGCCTGGGTATTCTTGGTCACTACTATGGTGGAATGCTCGATGTTTATACCGACCTGGCACAACAATCCTATACCCTTGGAACCCATATTGAAATTCTGGAAATGTGTGAACTGGCCAAATTTCGCCGGGAAGTCACAGATAAACAGGTGGATGATAAAATAAAGGAGTTTGAAGAGACCTTTGTTATCTCTGAGGAATGTGAGATTCATGAGCTGATCAGGGCCGCCAGGACATCGGTGGCTTTGGATCGCCTTGTAGAAGAGCATCAACTTGGCTCCCTGGCTTATTACTATGAGGGGCAGGATGGAAATGAATATGAAGATATCGTTACTTCGGTCATAGCGGGTAACACACTGCTTACAGGCCGAAATATTCCTGTGGCCGGAGAGTGTGAAGTAAAAAATGCCCAGGCAATGAAGATCCTTGACAGCTTTGGAGCGGGAGGTTCATTCAGCGAGTATTATGGTATGGACTTTGATGATGATATTGTTATGCTTGGTCATGATGGTCCGGCTCACTTTGCAATATCTCAAGGGGATGTGGGTCTTGTTCCTCTCTCCGTATATCATGGGAAACCAGGAAAGGGGCTCTCCATTCAAATGACAGTCAAGCATGGTCCGGTCACCCTGCTTTCAGTGGTAGAGGGTACCAGTGGTCTCTTTCTTCTGGTTGCTGAGGGAGAATGTGTTCCGGGACCTGTCTTAGAAATTGGAAACACCAACAGTCGGTACCGTTTTTCTATTGGCGCAGAACAGTTTATGAATGAGTGGAGTTATGCCGGTCCAACCCACCATTGTGCTATCGGTACAGGTCTTCAGGCTTCCAGAATCCAAAAATTCGGTCTGTTGGCCGGCTTGGAAGTTAAGATTATCTGCTGA